The Castanea sativa cultivar Marrone di Chiusa Pesio chromosome 11, ASM4071231v1 genome contains a region encoding:
- the LOC142614552 gene encoding cytochrome P450 76A2-like — MEFSSNFFLLSLIFLFSSALILFLHRRIKPSLNRRLPPGPLGWPILGNMLDLGTMPHRTLFGLRPKYGGVIWLRLGSMNTMAILSAKAATEFFKNHDLSFAERTITETMRVHDYHKGSLALAPYGSYWRVLRRLVTVDMLVHKRINDTAIIRRKCVDTMLLWIEEEACKLEAKCGLHVARFVFLMTFNLLGNLMLSQDLLDPQSKDGSEFFTAMMGLMEWSGYANMSDYFPWLRWLDMQGLRRNMERDLGKALAIASKFVKERLMDRQVGAEKKDFLDFLLEFEGNGIEEPAKISDRDLNIFILEIFMAGSETTSSTTEWALTELLRNPNSMIKAKAELMQVVGANQKVEESDIDNLPYLQAIIKETLRLHPPIPFLVPRKAIRDTNFMGFDIPKNTQVLVNAWAIGRDPDVWDDPLSFMPERFIGTKIDYKGQHYELIPFGAGRRMCAGVPLAHRVLHLILGSLLHKFDWELDGNVTRETMDMKDRLGITMRKNEPLLVVPKKCIV, encoded by the exons ATGGAgttttcttcaaatttcttccttctttccttAATATTCCTCTTCTCATCGGCTCTAATCCTCTTTCTCCACCGTAGAATTAAGCCCAGCCTTAACCGCCGCCTTCCTCCAGGACCGCTAGGATGGCCAATACTTGGCAACATGCTCGATCTTGGAACAATGCCACACCGTACCCTATTTGGTCTAAGACCCAAGTATGGTGGTGTTATATGGTTAAGACTAGGCTCAATGAACACTATGGCAATCCTCTCAGCCAAAGCAGCCACAGAGTTCTTCAAGAACCATGACCTCTCTTTTGCTGAACGCACCATCACTGAAACCATGCGTGTCCATGACTACCACAAGGGCTCTTTAGCCTTAGCCCCTTATGGTTCCTATTGGCGTGTGCTTAGGCGCTTGGTCACGGTCGACATGTTAGTACACAAGCGCATCAACGACACCGCAATTATACGTAGAAAATGTGTGGACACCATGTTGTTATGGATTGAGGAAGAGGCATGTAAACTTGAAGCTAAATGTGGTCTTCATGTGGCAAGGTTTGTGTTCCTCATGACCTTCAATTTACTTGGAAACCTTATGTTATCACAAGACTTGCTTGATCCTCAGTCGAAGGATGGGTCGGAGTTTTTCACGGCGATGATGGGTCTAATGGAGTGGTCCGGGTACGCTAACATGTCAGACTATTTTCCATGGCTAAGGTGGTTGGACATGCAGGGCCTTAGGAGGAACATGGAGAGGGATCTTGGGAAAGCTTTGGCGATTGCATCCAAGTTTGTGAAGGAGCGCTTGATGGATAGGCAAGTAGGGGCAGAGAAGAAGGATTTCTTGGATTTCTTGCTAGAATTTGAAGGCAATGGAATTGAGGAGCCTGCCAAAATTTCTGATAGGGAcctaaatattttcattttg GAAATATTTATGGCTGGTTCAGAAACAACAAGCAGCACTACTGAGTGGGCACTGACTGAGCTCCTACGCAATCCTAATTCCATGATTAAGGCTAAAGCTGAGCTTATGCAAGTAGTAGGAGCAAACCAAAAGGTTGAAGAAAGTGACATTGACAACCTTCCATACCTACAGGCTATAATAAAGGAAACACTCCGATTACATCCTCCAATTCCATTCCTAGTTCCTCGAAAAGCAATTCGAGACACCAACTTTATGGGGTTTGACATACCCAAAAATACACAAGTTCTTGTAAATGCTTGGGCTATTGGAAGAGACCCAGATGTGTGGGATGACCCTTTGTCTTTCATGCCCGAGAGGTTTATAGGCACAAAAATAGATTACAAGGGTCAACATTATGAGCTAATCCCATTTGGAGCTGGGAGGAGAATGTGTGCAGGTGTGCCTTTGGCTCATAGAGTCCTCCACCTTATTTTGGGCTCATTGCTTCACAAATTTGATTGGGAGCTTGATGGCAATGTGACTCGAGAGACGATGGACATGAAGGACCGGTTGGGCATAACAATGAGAAAGAATGAACCATTACTGGTAGTGCCTAAAAAATGTATTGTATAg
- the LOC142614538 gene encoding uncharacterized protein LOC142614538 isoform X1, with amino-acid sequence MGSRRNDNPHYGDGASPGKIFIGGLAKDTTYETFVSYFEKYGKITDSVIMKDRHTHRPRGFGFITYEDPSVVDQMIQETHVINGKQVEIKRTIPKGSASAQANDIKTKKIFVGGIPTTVSEDEFKSFFSKYGKVVEHEIICDHVTKRSRGFGFIIFDSEKVVDNILSNGNMIDMEGTQVEIKKAEPKKASNPAHVPPAFGRDSRARSYNEDFGGFGDSYSSFGSGGYGPTSYRSLGGFGGRLGNYGGYGGGNDFGGGYGDFGGAGFGGYQGESSFGYSSRYDSYMGGLGGGYGGSGLSGYGRGSGGYGSYGGSGSPGASYGGPGGLYGSRVGYGGSSRYHPYAR; translated from the exons ATGGGTTCCAGGAGGAACGACAACCCACACTACGGCGATGGTGCCAGTCCTGG TAAAATCTTCATTGGAGGCTTAGCCAAGGACACCACCTACG AAACCTTTGTGAGTTACTTTGAGAAGTATGGAAAGATAACAGATTCTGTTATCATGAAAGACCGGCACACACATCGACCAAGGGGATTCGGTTTCATAACCTATGAGGATCCTTCTGTTGTTGACCAGATGATCCAAGAGACCCATGTCATCAATGGCAAGCAG GTTGAGATCAAAAGAACCATTCCTAAAGGTTCTGCTTCTGCACAAGCTAATGatatcaaaacaaagaaaatttttgttggtgGGATTCCAACTACAGTCAGTGAAG ATGAGTTCAAGAGTTTCTTCTCAAAGTATGGAAAGGTGGTGGAACATGAGATTATATGTGATCATGTGACTAAACGCTCTCGTGGATttggatttattatttttgacaGTGAAAAAGTTGTTGATAATATTCTGTCAAACGGCAATATGATTGATATGGAAGGTACACAG GTTGAGATCAAGAAGGCTGAACCAAAGAAAGCCTCAAACCCAGCACATGTTCCTCCTGCATTTGGTAGAGACTCTAGGGCACGTTCAtacaatgaagattttggtgGATTTGGTGACTCTTATAGTAGCTTTGGAAGTGGTGGTTATGGCCCTACTTCTTATAGATCACTTGGCGGTTTTGGTGGTAGGCTTGGCAATTATGGAGGGTATGGTGGTGGTAATGATTTTGGTGGAGGTTATGGAGATTTTGGTGGTGCTGGTTTCGGTGGTTATCAGGGAGAGTCATCATTTGGCTATTCTAGTCGCTATGATTCCTATATGGGAGGCCTTGGTGGGGGATATGGTGGGAGTGGATTAAGTGGATATGGACGTGGAAGTGGGGGCTATGGAAGTTATGGTGGTTCAGGCTCCCCTGGTGCTAGTTATGGAGGGCCAGGAGGATTGTATGGTAGTAGGGTGGGTTATGGTGGCAGTAGTCGTTACCATCCCTATGCACGGTAG
- the LOC142614538 gene encoding putative RNA-binding protein C660.15 isoform X2, producing MKDRHTHRPRGFGFITYEDPSVVDQMIQETHVINGKQVEIKRTIPKGSASAQANDIKTKKIFVGGIPTTVSEDEFKSFFSKYGKVVEHEIICDHVTKRSRGFGFIIFDSEKVVDNILSNGNMIDMEGTQVEIKKAEPKKASNPAHVPPAFGRDSRARSYNEDFGGFGDSYSSFGSGGYGPTSYRSLGGFGGRLGNYGGYGGGNDFGGGYGDFGGAGFGGYQGESSFGYSSRYDSYMGGLGGGYGGSGLSGYGRGSGGYGSYGGSGSPGASYGGPGGLYGSRVGYGGSSRYHPYAR from the exons ATGAAAGACCGGCACACACATCGACCAAGGGGATTCGGTTTCATAACCTATGAGGATCCTTCTGTTGTTGACCAGATGATCCAAGAGACCCATGTCATCAATGGCAAGCAG GTTGAGATCAAAAGAACCATTCCTAAAGGTTCTGCTTCTGCACAAGCTAATGatatcaaaacaaagaaaatttttgttggtgGGATTCCAACTACAGTCAGTGAAG ATGAGTTCAAGAGTTTCTTCTCAAAGTATGGAAAGGTGGTGGAACATGAGATTATATGTGATCATGTGACTAAACGCTCTCGTGGATttggatttattatttttgacaGTGAAAAAGTTGTTGATAATATTCTGTCAAACGGCAATATGATTGATATGGAAGGTACACAG GTTGAGATCAAGAAGGCTGAACCAAAGAAAGCCTCAAACCCAGCACATGTTCCTCCTGCATTTGGTAGAGACTCTAGGGCACGTTCAtacaatgaagattttggtgGATTTGGTGACTCTTATAGTAGCTTTGGAAGTGGTGGTTATGGCCCTACTTCTTATAGATCACTTGGCGGTTTTGGTGGTAGGCTTGGCAATTATGGAGGGTATGGTGGTGGTAATGATTTTGGTGGAGGTTATGGAGATTTTGGTGGTGCTGGTTTCGGTGGTTATCAGGGAGAGTCATCATTTGGCTATTCTAGTCGCTATGATTCCTATATGGGAGGCCTTGGTGGGGGATATGGTGGGAGTGGATTAAGTGGATATGGACGTGGAAGTGGGGGCTATGGAAGTTATGGTGGTTCAGGCTCCCCTGGTGCTAGTTATGGAGGGCCAGGAGGATTGTATGGTAGTAGGGTGGGTTATGGTGGCAGTAGTCGTTACCATCCCTATGCACGGTAG
- the LOC142617702 gene encoding disease resistance protein RML1A-like produces the protein MMSFLNNKGASSSFSFTRRWNYDVFLSFRGEDTRESFTSHLYKALCHKGFNTFIDDKLWRGEEISEELIQTIKKSSILVVVFSKKYAESKWCLDELVEIVDCSEKHQEVQIHPVFYNIEPSEIRNQKGNFGRALANHEMKFKSNKDKVQRWRDALRKVANAFGWHYKKGCSKYKSESHFIQNIVEKISSTKLNWTPLYVAEYLVGINSRAEVIVSLLDIGSDEFCMVGIHGLPRVGKTTIAKAVYNEIAKHFDRRSFLENVRESLGTDAGIITLQEQLLKDILGDGNWRVGNKSRGISFIEERLHCKKVLLILDDVDDSTRIENLLGKCNWFAPGSRVILTLRDRCLLDAFKEKLCTTYKVKEFKVEQLNKHEALQLFKDHAFSGNKLHDEDYSNYATKFVDFAKGLPLALEIIARDLCGKAKNEWQSALDMYNEFPNKDIQKILRVSYDGLHDTEKDIFLDIACFFKGWYKDYVLNILNACGLCPNFGIPRLVKKCLITVDKFGRLSMHDLIQQMGKEVVRQQAPDILRERSRLCCYKDSLKVLTTNKGSKKIRGIMLHSPQPIEVQLHIEALRKMENLKFLIVENVHICRPLEFLPNNLILLKWPHYPFHWPSEYFPEQLVAIEMPHSCIRLPKLIMQQCRLENLKEVNFEGCEFIRILPKLWAPNLEVLNLGCCKNLVKLQKLWAPNLEVLNLGCCKNLVKLQKLWAPNLEVLKLGHCKNLDKLPKLWAPNLEVLELNCCENLVKLPKLWAPNLVFLDLRFCKNLVEIDECFASLEKLRIWCLSYCIKLQFLPSQLRLKSLYSFQLFGCSRLEKLPDFHQEMECLEHLYISCSGIREVPSSIEHLTKLKTLTVENCKNLRDLPDSICKLQRLRQLGTSTTKLRQTCNSFDSSSEGYEAIIELDLLTKPDYFPLLETLGLSETNIVTIPESISRFPKLRHLEIWNCKLLREIQGLPQSITTVNAENCMSLDYESTSGLLNQVVENIGVLPNRVCGSARSTNYFPSESEDGDISMDRQFSNHFPSETKGVEYEDQDVHRYIYFCETEMPKWFNHQSVENSIFFWVGRKFPKLAVCFIVPRRQHLIGHVCISINSYKKREFKDFLWSGEKWRLRLFSPSQRSLQEHLNKSNPTDQNHVEVTYSTDIDEWDCIKRLGWGVHVECTCPPQESAIPNLPLLTSGHDDDHVVDYWRELPFYVSDDKEEYQSPLVHDDDDVDYWRELPFYGSDDKEEYQSPLVHDDTSMSCMSWLVGPTTKLFKLFCFCCTRDFS, from the exons ATGATGTCTTTCTTGAACAATAAAGGagcctcttcttctttttctttcactcGCCGATGGAACTATGATGTCTTCTTGAGCTTTAGAGGTGAAGATACCCGCGAAAGTTTTACCAGTCATTTATATAAGGCTTTGTGCCACAAAGGCTTTAATACCTTCATCGATGATAAACTTTGGAGGGGAGAAGAGATTTCAGAAGAACTTATCCAAACCATTAAAAAATCATCGATTTTGGTTGTTGTCTTCTCTAAAAAGTATGCAGAGTCCAAATGGTGCTTGGATGAACTTGTTGAGATTGTTGACTGTAGTGAAAAGCACCAGGAGGTTCAAATTCATCCagttttttacaatattgaacCATCAGAAATACGAAATCAAAAGGGAAACTTTGGAAGGGCATTGGCTAATCATGAAATGAAGTTCAAGAGTAACAAGGATAAGGTGCAGAGGTGGAGGGATGCTCTAAGAAAAGTAGCTAATGCATTTGGATGGCATTACAAAAAAGG GTGCTCTAAATATAAATCTGAATCTCACTTCATTCAAAACATTGTTGAAAAGATATCAAGTACTAAATTAAATTGGACGCCGTTATATGTTGCTGAATACCTAGTTGGAATAAATTCTCGTGCAGAGGTCATAGTGTCACTTTTAGATATTGGGTCAGATGAATTTTGCATGGTGGGGATTCATGGCCTTCCTAGAGTAGGAAAGACTACAATTGCAAAAGCTGTTTATAATGAAATTGCTAAACATTTTGATAGAAGAagctttttagaaaatgttagAGAAAGTTTGGGGACAGATGCTGGCATAATCACACTACAAGAGCAACTTCTTAAGGACATCTTAGGGGATGGAAATTGGAGAGTGGGCAACAAATCTAGAGGAATCAGCTTTATAGAGGAGAGACTTCACTGCAAAAAGGTTTTACTAATTCTTGATGATGTCGATGATTCGACAAGAATAGAGAATTTGCTTGGAAAATGTAATTGGTTTGCTCCCGGAAGTAGAGTCATTTTAACATTAAGAGATAGATGCTTGTTAGATGCCTTTAAAGAAAAACTTTGTACAACTTACAAGGTCAAGGAATTCAAGGTCGAGCAATTAAACAAACATGAAGctcttcaactcttcaaagacCATGCCTTTTCGGGAAACAAACTTCATGATGAAGATTATTCTAATTATGCAACTAAATTCGTAGATTTTGCCAAAGGCCTTCCACTAGCTCTAGAAATAATAGCTCGTGATTTATGTGGAAAAGCTAAAAATGAATGGCAAAGTGCATTAGATATGTATAACGAATTCCCCAATAAAGACATTCAAAAAATTCTTAGAGTAAGTTACGATGGATTGCATGACACCGAGAAAGATATTTTTCTcgatattgcatgtttcttcaAAGGATGGTACAAAGATTATGttctaaatatattaaatgCTTGTGGATTATGTCCTAACTTTGGTATTCCAAGACTTGTTAAGAAGTGTCTCATAACTGTTGACAAATTTGGTAGATTGTCAATGCATGATTTGATACAACAAATGGGCAAAGAAGTTGTTCGACAACAAGCACCAGACATCCTTAGAGAACGTAGCCGGTTATGTTGTTATAAGGATTCACTTAAAGTACTAACTACAAATAAg GGATCAAAAAAAATTCGAGGCATAATGCTGCATTCGCCTCAACCAATAGAGGTGCAATTACATATTGAAGCTTTAAGAAAGATggaaaatctcaaatttctaaTAGTTGAGAATGTACATATTTGTAGACCACTTGAATTTCTTCCCAACAATTTAATACTTCTTAAGTGGCCTCATTATCCTTTTCACTGGCCATCAGAATATTTTCCTGAACAACTTGTTGCTATTGAGATGCCACATAGTTGCATTAGATTGCCAAAGCTAATCATGCAG CAGTGCCGGttagaaaatttgaaagaggTCAATTTTGAAGGTTGTGAATTTATTAGGATTTTACCTAAATTATGGGCCCCAAATTTAGAGGTTTTGAACCTCGGTTGTTgtaaaaatttagttaaattacaaaaattatggGCCCCAAATTTAGAGGTTTTGAACCTCGGTTGTTgtaaaaatttagttaaattacaaaaattatggGCCCCAAATTTAGAGGTTTTGAAGCTCGGTCATTgtaaaaatttagataaattaccaaaattatgGGCCCCAAATTTAGAGGTTTTGGAGctcaattgttgtgaaaatttagttaaattaccaaaattatgGGCCCCAAATTTAGTGTTTTTGGACCTcagattttgtaaaaatttagtTGAGATAGATGAATGCTTTGCATCTCTTGAAAAGCTTAGAATATGGTGTCTCAGTTATTGCATAAAACTTCAGTTTCTTCCAAGCCAACTCAGGTTGAAATCCCTTTATTCTTTTCAACTTTTTGGCTGCTCAAGACTTGAGAAGCTCCCCGATTTTCATCAAGAAATGGAATGTTTAGAGCATTTatatataagttgcagtggtatTAGAGAGGTGCCTTCATCAATCGAGCATCTCACTAAGCTTAAGACATTAACCGTTGAAAATTGCAAAAACCTTCGGGATCTTCCAGATAGCATTTGTAAATTGCAACGGCTTCGGCAGTTGGGGACTTCTACTACCAAATTGAGACAGACGTGCAATTCTTTTGATAGCTCTTCTGAGGGCTATGAAGCCATAATTGAATTAGATCTTTTGACGAAGCCTGATTACTTCCCCTTATTGGAAACTTTAGGTTTATCTGAAACCAATATTGTTACCATCCCTGAAAGCATTAGCAGATTTCCCAAATTAAGACACCTTGAAATTTGGAATTGCAAGCTTCTTCGTGAAATTCAAGGACTTCCCCAATCGATAACAACCGTTAATGCAGAGAATTGCATGTCGTTGGATTATGAATCAACAAGCGGGCTATTGAATcag GTAGTAGAAAATATTGGGGTTTTACCAAATAGAGTATGTGGTAGTGCAAGAAGCACCAATTACTTCCCATCTGAATCTGAAGATGGGGACATATCAATGGATCGGCAGTTCTCCAATCATTTCCCATCTGAAACTAAGGGTGTTGAATATGAAGATCAGGACGTTCAtcgttatatttatttttgcgAAACTGAGATGCCAAAATGGTTTAATCATCAAAGTGTTGAAAATTCCATATTTTTCTGGGTTGGTCGCAAATTTCCAAAATTGGCTGTCTGCTTTATTGTTCCTAGACGACAGCACCTTATTGGCCATGTTTGCATTTCCATCAATAGTTATAAAAAACGTGAATTTAAGGATTTTCTATGGAGTGGAGAAAAATGGCGTCTACGGTTATTTTCTCCATCTCAACGGTCTCTGCAGGAACATTTGAATAAATCAAATCCAACTGACCAGAATCATGTTGAGGTTACATATAGTACCGATATTGATGAGTGGGATTGTATAAAAAGGTTGGGTTGGGGGGTCCACGTAGAATGCACCTGTCCTCCTCAAGAATCTGCTATACCTAACTTGCCCCTTCTAACTTCTGGACATGATGATGATCATGTTGTTGATTACTGGCGTGAGTTGCCATTTTATgtatctgatgataaagaagaatatCAGTCTCCTCTGGtccatgatgatgatgatgttgattACTGGCGTGAGTTGCCATTTTAtggatctgatgataaagaagaatatCAGTCTCCTTTGGTCCATGATGACACATCTATGTCATGCATGAGTTGGCTAGTTGGGCCCACCACCAAGCTTTTTAAGCTATTTTGCTTTTGCTGCACCAGAGATTTTTCTTGA